The following proteins come from a genomic window of Alosa sapidissima isolate fAloSap1 chromosome 20, fAloSap1.pri, whole genome shotgun sequence:
- the LOC121694591 gene encoding heat shock protein 30-like, giving the protein MLSLHGFQPSLSPFVDFYWPVRSIWPQVRPLDIHTDLMLRNMEGMPSSLELLKKLQHHIFQEIDQIPASEELHPLPCNLEKKGDGFALTLDTKDFSPEELSVKQVGNKLQVSGKSEKRHEDGKGSYSYRVQAFRREFDLPEGVTPEAVTCSLAEGKLHIEAPGKQTPSISERVVPINCKTADSTEQLEKMTKEDNATDADEMKQ; this is encoded by the coding sequence ATGTTGAGCCTTCACGGATTCCAGCCCTCCCTCAGCCCCTTTGTGGACTTCTACTGGCCCGTCCGCAGTATCTGGCCTCAGGTCCGACCTCTGGACATTCACACAGATCTTATGCTGAGAAACATGGAAGGTATGCCAAGCAGTCTGGAGCTCCTGAAGAAACTTCAGCACCACATCTTCCAGGAGATTGACCAAATCCCAGCTTCAGAGGAGCTTCATCCACTTCCTTGCAACCTTGAGAAGAAGGGAGATGGTTTTGCTCTGACGCTGGACACTAAAGACTTTTCTCCTGAAGAGCTGTCAGTCAAACAGGTGGGCAACAAGCTACAAGTGAGCGGCAAATCTGAGAAGAGACACGAAGATGGAAAAGGCTCCTACTCCTACAGGGTCCAGGCCTTCAGGAGGGAGTTTGATCTCCCAGAAGGGGTGACTCCTGAGGCTGTGACCTGCAGTTTAGCAGAGGGAAAGCTTCACATTGAAGCACCAGGAAAACAGACGCCTTCCATCTCTGAGAGGGTAGTGCCCATCAACTGCAAAACAGCGGATTCCACAGAACAGTTGGAGAAGATGACAAAAGAGGACAACGCCACCGATGCAGACGAGATGAAGCAGTAA